Part of the Tolypothrix sp. PCC 7910 genome, GCAAGGCAAGGCCTTGCCCCTATAATCTGTCACATTCTGATTTCAATCAGAATAAGGAATATTAACTGTAAATGTTGTTCCTTCTCCTACTTTACTATTAACAGTAATTTTACCTTTATGTAAATCTACACAACGCTTGACAATTGATAAACCCAAACCAGTGCCAGCAATTGAACCTACATTCCGCGCTCGCTGGAAAGGCTGAAATAAGTTAATTTGGTCTTCTTGAGGAATACCCACGCCGTGATCCTGAATTTGCAGAATAATTTCCCTATCTATAACTGTTAAATAAAAATTAATCATACTGTCTTGAGGAGAATATTTTAAAGCATTCTTAATAAGATTAGTCAGGATTTGTCGGATTAGTTTTTGATCAATTTTGACAGGGAATGTTGTGAGCTTTTGATTATTTTGCCTGGCAACAAAAACAATTCTATGCTCGTAGATGCTGGCTTCTAAGTCTTCTACTAAATCGTGGCAGAATTTTACTATATCTACTATTTCTAGATTCAACTCCAACTGCTCGATGTCTGTAAGATTGAGCATTAATACATCATCCAGCAACTGAGTCATGTGTTTAATAGCTTTATCGATGCGTTCTAAAT contains:
- a CDS encoding hybrid sensor histidine kinase/response regulator, translating into MESEILAVLLVEDNPADVAILTELLQDSDANSWQITHFKRLQLAITQLQHIDCDVILLDLSLPDSQGLDTVIQMQAAVPHLPIVVLTGLQDKKLALEALAVGAQDYLVKGQISSQLLVKTVEYAIKRMQILRKEQELSQMRARFISTASHEFRTPLTIIASSTEYLAAYSYRVSQEKQQQHLERIDKAIKHMTQLLDDVLMLNLTDIEQLELNLEIVDIVKFCHDLVEDLEASIYEHRIVFVARQNNQKLTTFPVKIDQKLIRQILTNLIKNALKYSPQDSMINFYLTVIDREIILQIQDHGVGIPQEDQINLFQPFQRARNVGSIAGTGLGLSIVKRCVDLHKGKITVNSKVGEGTTFTVNIPYSD